AGTATCAACCCTCAAGGAAGTGGAATCTGTGGATTCTGAGGAATCCACCTAGCACCTTTCAACTCCTTTGGGTAGTTAATATCTCCTTTGGTGTTCACTTTATTTATGGTTGTGATCTTCAGTTCATATTCAGTATTACACTCCACGTGCCTTTCATCCTGAGCATACCCAAAGTCATGTATAATAAAGGAAATTCCCAACAGAATGAGTTGACATTCTTCATCAAGGGCCACTCTGGTTCATGAGATCACTGATGCCCAAAGAGAACTCTGATCCACAGACTGCATCTATCtctagtttcttttatttataaccttaaacattgatttcttcttttcaaaattttcttaagTGCATTTTCATTACTTCATTTATGAATATCATTCATATTTTTGATTCAGAGCACACAAAAGACATTTAATTAGCTTTAATGCTATCTCCTTCAATAACATGGACATGATATAAGGGAGGTTTCCTAGAATTTTCACAATCATTCCCAACTTAACTTCTCCCTGTTTTTAGGACGTCATTCCAGTCCTGCATTTGGTAGTTTTCTCTCAGTTAGAGATTTCATGTTAGATCTTGTCATTTCATCTTCAGCAGGCCAAAATGTTGTTGACAGTGGACCAATCCCCAGTCTTGACCTCTCTTTCGGAGTCACAGTGGAACTTATACCAGGGGGAACATATTTGAAAGTTACATAGTTGAGAAAAGAGAGGATCCctaggggaagagaaaaatttgaGGTGAGATTCAATAGACAAATGctcttttaccttttaaaattcttactcatttttaaataccTGGTTCAATAGGTTTCTTTTCAGTGAATCCTTCTCTCTTCCCAGCAGGGTTACTTTACCTTCTATGCTCCATTGCATAGTATTTCTCAGACTTGTTAGAGTAAGCTTTGAACCTCTTGGATTCAAGTAATTGTTCTATTCTTTTCTGTGtgatcttctaatgttttctgtGTAATCTTATTCAACCTGTCCATTTCTCACTTAGTGAAAGAAGAGGTTATTAATTCTAGGTTTTCACACTTCAAAATCTATTCTTTCTCCACCATCCCACAATGCCCTCTCCCTCTATTTTTCTTAGATTATACCTCCCTTTCTATCATTGATTTCCTTCTCCATCCTTCTAGCACAGAGCAGTGGCTAACTCACCAGCACACACATATAAGAAGTCACACCACCAATTCATATGATAGGTCCACAGGAAAGCTGACTCCATGATATTCCTAGTATGCCAGCGAACCTGTGCCAGAAACAGGTTGAGGCAGAGGAGCAAGAAGACAGCTGTGACCAGAAGAAAAGATGTCACAACCCATCAGCATCTTTAATCTACCTTGACTGCCACCCCCATCTATTCTTCTGCCTCCAGAAGCAAGGATCAAAAGATAAAAACTTGGGGCTTGCCCAAGacgagagagagaaagaagcctCCACCTGGGCTAATAAGATAGGGCAGTAACTGGCAACTTCATATGTTACCAGGAACAAAGGGACAAGAAAAAGAGTATGAAAGTCCCACAGAGAAACTTTGCCACCTTGACTATTTTACCATGGTATTAACTGCCAGTCTAGGTCTGTACCTGAGATGAAGCTGAGCATGGATACCTTCGGATCCAAGTTGCTGATCATGCTTGCTCTTCCAGGAAGGCAAGAGTTGAAAAGCAAGCCAAGGTTAATAAGCATGATGAGGATAGAGATGATGAAGAATGCCCTGGAATACTGAAGATAATctgcaagaagaaaaggaaaggaaaggcttGGTTAGTCCAGTGAGAGAAAAGTCTTAGAGTATTTTTTAATacttgttttagttgttgatggacctagtgcctcccacatgctaggcaagtgctctaccactgagccacaaccgtaGCCCCAGAGAGTCTTGGGGAAGGGGAGTAAGGACAAAGGAGACTGAAGAGGAGCTTGCAGTGTGTCATCTGGGGCACTAATAAGGATCTTCTTTCCTAGTTCTTCATTGTCACTTGGAATTTCTTTACTGTGAAGTTTAACAAAGCCTTCATTGTTAACCTAAGAATAATAAACAAATACTTCTGGGCACATTCACTTAGATGTAAA
The Sciurus carolinensis chromosome 2, mSciCar1.2, whole genome shotgun sequence DNA segment above includes these coding regions:
- the Tmem202 gene encoding transmembrane protein 202 isoform X5 — protein: MATEKPTLPTDKHLSSSQKRQLHMNQTRSYIRMFCGSLCTFSFLMLISSSPLNWVQFLVTKSGLELYAGLWTLCNHELCWNHTPKPPYYLQYSRAFFIISILIMLINLGLLFNSCLPGRASMISNLDPKVSMLSFISGILSFLNYVTFKYVPPGISSTVTPKERSRLGIGPLSTTFWPAEDEMTRSNMKSLTERKLPNAGLE
- the Tmem202 gene encoding transmembrane protein 202 isoform X3, giving the protein MNQTRSYIRMFCGSLCTFSFLMLISSSPLNWVQFLVTKSGLELYAGLWTLCNHELCWNHTPKPPYYLQYSRAFFIISILIMLINLGLLFNSCLPGRASMISNLDPKVSMLSFISAVFLLLCLNLFLAQVRWHTRNIMESAFLWTYHMNWWCDFLYVCAGILSFLNYVTFKYVPPGISSTVTPKERSRLGIGPLSTTFWPAEDEMTRSNMKSLTERKLPNAGLE
- the Tmem202 gene encoding transmembrane protein 202 isoform X2 codes for the protein MATEKPTLPTDKHLSSSQKRQLHMNQTRSYIRMFCGSLCTFSFLMLISSSPLNWVQFLVTKSGLELYAGLWTLCNHELCWNHTPKPPYYLQYSRAFFIISILIMLINLGLLFNSCLPGRASMISNLDPKVRWHTRNIMESAFLWTYHMNWWCDFLYVCAGILSFLNYVTFKYVPPGISSTVTPKERSRLGIGPLSTTFWPAEDEMTRSNMKSLTERKLPNAGLE
- the Tmem202 gene encoding transmembrane protein 202 isoform X4, which codes for MLISSSPLNWVQFLVTKSGLELYAGLWTLCNHELCWNHTPKPPYYLQYSRAFFIISILIMLINLGLLFNSCLPGRASMISNLDPKVSMLSFISAVFLLLCLNLFLAQVRWHTRNIMESAFLWTYHMNWWCDFLYVCAGILSFLNYVTFKYVPPGISSTVTPKERSRLGIGPLSTTFWPAEDEMTRSNMKSLTERKLPNAGLE
- the Tmem202 gene encoding transmembrane protein 202 isoform X1 — translated: MATEKPTLPTDKHLSSSQKRQLHMNQTRSYIRMFCGSLCTFSFLMLISSSPLNWVQFLVTKSGLELYAGLWTLCNHELCWNHTPKPPYYLQYSRAFFIISILIMLINLGLLFNSCLPGRASMISNLDPKVSMLSFISAVFLLLCLNLFLAQVRWHTRNIMESAFLWTYHMNWWCDFLYVCAGILSFLNYVTFKYVPPGISSTVTPKERSRLGIGPLSTTFWPAEDEMTRSNMKSLTERKLPNAGLE